The stretch of DNA AGAATTCCGTTGCCACCAAGCAATTCTCGTGCATAGCCAACGGTTTCGCGCATTCTGACGGTGCACCATGCCTTCGCCAGCGACGAATGCCTGTCGTCGGCGCGGCCCTCGTCTTGGAGTTGGGAAAGGCGGGCGCACAACGCCCACGACGACGTGATGTTGCCGAGCATCCGCACCAACAGGTCCTGGACGAGCTGGAAACCCGCAATCGGCCTGCCGAACTGTTCACGGGACACCGCGTACGCCAACGCGTTCTCGTACGCCCCCCGAGCGCAGCCGACAGCCATCCAAGCGACGCCGGCCCGGGTCATCCGCAGCACTTCAGCGGTGTCGCGGAAGGAGTTCGCGTTCTGCAACCGGTCCTCCTCAGAAACTCTTACGTCCTCCAGCGTTATGACCGCATTTTGCACGATGCGCAGCGCGATCTTGTCGTCGAGCTTCGTCGTCGAGAAGCCTGGCGTGTCGTTGGCGACGATGAATCCCTTGACCTGACCGTCAGCGACGTCTTTGGCCCAGATCACAGTCAGGTCACCGAATGTCGCGTTGCCGATCCACTTCTTCTGTCCGTTGAGTATCCAGGAATCACCGTCGCGCATCGCCGTTGTGGTCAGCCCACGCGATGCGCCAGATCCGACATCCGGTTCGGTCAGGCCGAACGCACCGATCTTCTCGAAGCAGACCATGCTTGGCAGGTATCGGGCCCTCTGCTCGTCGTTGCCGCAAAGATAGATCGACCCCATCGACAGCCCGCCGTGCACTCCCGAAAACGTCGCGATAGACGGATCGGTGCGGGCGAGTTCCATGGCGACCATGCCGTCGAGGAGGTACGACCGCCCGGGACACCCGAACCCCTTGTAGGGCAGCCCTGCCAGGCCGAGTTGCCGAAATCCCGGGACGATTTCGAACGGAAAGCTCCCCCGTTGCCAGTGGCTGTTCACTGTGGGCTCAACCTCAGATTTCATGAAATCACGTACGCGGTGCAGGAACTCCCGCTCGTCGCCGACAAGCAATGCCTCGAGCGCGTAGAAGTCGGCGCTGTCAGTCACGGTCTGGGTGCTCATCGGCGCTCCCTAGTCGGGTTGGGATCTGAATGTCTCAATCACCGGCGCCAGCTCGCGGGCGTTGGTGATCAGGTCGACGTGGCCGCCGCGGTGCAGGTGCACCGTCGCATGGGGCAGAAGCCGCCCCATGACTCGCGCGTTTACCACTGGAATGATGGGATCGTCGAGTCCGGCCATTATCAGTGTTCGCTGGCGGACAAGGGGCAGCGCGAACAGACTGGTCCACACGGCTCCCGCGAGAAGTTGATGCAGATAGCCGATCCGCGAACCGGCCATCAGCTGACGGTCGAACAACTCCTTGATGGCCGCCGGATCATCACGGACAGTGCCACCGTAGATTTCACCGGCGATCGAGGCCGCGTAGTCGGGCTCCAGAAATCGTCGAGGCGTCACCATCTTCGCCAACACGGACGGTCGTCCGGGAACCATGATGGCGCCGGTTCCAGTGGACACCAGAATCAATCGGCGGCACCGGCGCGGATTCTGAAAGGCGAACTGCTGGGCCAACGCACCCCCCCATGACAGCCCGAGAACGTCGACCTGCCCCGTGATCCCCAGCTTCCGCAACAGCCTGCCCAGGACGGCCGCGAGATACGGAAAGCCATAGGGCAGAAGTGAATCTGGCGAGCCGCCACTGCCGGGAACATCGAATCGGATCACCGTCGTATCGGGATCCAGTTGCTCCACAAGCGGATCGAGAACTTCAAGGCTCGCGCCGATGCCGTTGCACAACACCAACGGCACTCCGCCACCTGGACGTACAGCCACCCGGATCTGCTGACCGAGCACAGACACAAGGCTTTCCATGCTGGTCCTGACTATTGCGGGGGCCGTCATGGGTACAGCACGATGACGTCAGCGACACATGCGGGTCGGTCTTCGCCGTCGATCTCGAATGTCAGCGTGAACACCGACTCGACGCCTGAGGTTTTCTGATGGGCGCTCGCCACCCTGACGGCGGCACGGACGTATGAACCGACGCGCACAGGCGCGGGGAATCTCACCTTGTTCAATCCGTAGTTCAATGCCGCCGTGAGTTCGCGGATCTCCAACACCTGCGCAATCACCGAAGGCGTGAGAGACAACGTGAGATAGCCATGCGCGATCGTGCCCTTGAACGGACCCTTTGCGGCCCGTTCGGTGTCGGTGTGGATCCATTGGCGATCCCCTGTGGCGTCGGCGAAGAGGTCGACCTGTTGCTGCGTGACGTTCATCCACTCAGTTGTGCCGAGACTCTGCCCGACCAAGTCAAGCAAATCAGCCGGTTGCTCGAGAACAGTTGTCATACAAAGCCTTTCATAACAGGAACAGAGCTACTGTTCCAGCACATAGCTTCCGGGAGCGGGTCCAAGTGGCGCCATGCCCGCGCCGCCCAGAGTGTCCGGTGCTTTCTTGGTCTTGCCACCGCGTTCGCCGAGCCAGCTGACGAAGTCCGGCCACCAGGAATCGTTGCGTTGCTCGGCCGACTCCGCCCAGAACACCGGATCGGGCTCGTCGACATCGGCGACTTGGTAACTCGCCCTGGGATTCCCGGGCGGATTGACCAGTGATGCGATATGGCCACTGGATGACAGCACGAAACGGACGTTCTTTACCCCGAGCAGACGGGCGCTGCGATAGCACGCCTGCCACGGCGAGATGTGGTCGGCGATCCCCGCGATCACATAGGCATCGGTGGTCAGTTGATTGAGATCCACCGGCGTGCCGAGCATGCTGACGGCGCCCGGCGTGACGAGAGAGTTTTGCAGTCCCATTGTGATCATGTCGCGGTGCAGCGCGGCGGCCATCCTGGTGGTATCTGCGTTCCAGAAGAGCACGTCGAACGCCGCGGGTGACTTGCCTTCCACGTAGTTATTGACCCAGTAGCGCCACACCAGGTCCGTCGGCCGCAGCCATGCGAACACCTCTG from Mycobacterium sp. JS623 encodes:
- a CDS encoding MaoC family dehydratase, with protein sequence MTTVLEQPADLLDLVGQSLGTTEWMNVTQQQVDLFADATGDRQWIHTDTERAAKGPFKGTIAHGYLTLSLTPSVIAQVLEIRELTAALNYGLNKVRFPAPVRVGSYVRAAVRVASAHQKTSGVESVFTLTFEIDGEDRPACVADVIVLYP
- a CDS encoding acyl-CoA dehydrogenase family protein; its protein translation is MSTQTVTDSADFYALEALLVGDEREFLHRVRDFMKSEVEPTVNSHWQRGSFPFEIVPGFRQLGLAGLPYKGFGCPGRSYLLDGMVAMELARTDPSIATFSGVHGGLSMGSIYLCGNDEQRARYLPSMVCFEKIGAFGLTEPDVGSGASRGLTTTAMRDGDSWILNGQKKWIGNATFGDLTVIWAKDVADGQVKGFIVANDTPGFSTTKLDDKIALRIVQNAVITLEDVRVSEEDRLQNANSFRDTAEVLRMTRAGVAWMAVGCARGAYENALAYAVSREQFGRPIAGFQLVQDLLVRMLGNITSSWALCARLSQLQDEGRADDRHSSLAKAWCTVRMRETVGYARELLGGNGILLEHNVGRFVADAEAIYSYEGTREMNTLIVGRAITGLSAFV
- the phaZ gene encoding poly(3-hydroxyalkanoate) depolymerase — protein: MESLVSVLGQQIRVAVRPGGGVPLVLCNGIGASLEVLDPLVEQLDPDTTVIRFDVPGSGGSPDSLLPYGFPYLAAVLGRLLRKLGITGQVDVLGLSWGGALAQQFAFQNPRRCRRLILVSTGTGAIMVPGRPSVLAKMVTPRRFLEPDYAASIAGEIYGGTVRDDPAAIKELFDRQLMAGSRIGYLHQLLAGAVWTSLFALPLVRQRTLIMAGLDDPIIPVVNARVMGRLLPHATVHLHRGGHVDLITNARELAPVIETFRSQPD